In Synergistaceae bacterium, one DNA window encodes the following:
- a CDS encoding ABC transporter permease, translating into MRRHVKRQRSTWSTWSTVCLVLLAFLAIVGPELFGLREGVQAPPYSKPKWLDCSIAPTITLTLQVSGGAAEAPLAWNHAAPLRVALTGRLDEGTVRWKTPTNEFLLTDVPGELDLDARDISFKKALGLKPFDDMSSVLFPSDGEYTLSLVGSGDVALKIEGGRWGWLGTDQRGRDVAALFLRGIRVSLIVGITATLIATLLGLSLGLLSGYAGGLTDTLIMRSVDVLLSIPTLPILMIFAGMWGKGLWNLVVILSVFSWMGTARTVRAMTLSLRDAPWVEGLRALGAKRDYILFRHLVPEALPLLLANMALGVPGAILAEAGLAFLGLSDPRLPSWGRMLHEAQTFGAFTNGAWWTILPPGLGISLICLVFMDIGRKLEEHADPRLTQENQKSEE; encoded by the coding sequence ATGAGGCGCCATGTAAAGCGTCAACGGAGTACATGGAGTACATGGAGTACGGTATGTCTCGTTTTACTGGCGTTTTTGGCTATCGTGGGCCCTGAACTTTTCGGCTTGAGGGAAGGTGTTCAGGCGCCTCCCTATTCCAAGCCGAAATGGCTGGACTGCTCCATCGCCCCCACGATCACGCTCACTCTGCAAGTCTCCGGCGGCGCAGCTGAGGCGCCCTTGGCCTGGAACCACGCCGCGCCTTTGCGGGTGGCTCTGACTGGGCGCCTGGACGAGGGAACCGTCCGGTGGAAGACGCCCACAAACGAGTTTCTGCTGACCGATGTTCCGGGAGAACTGGACTTGGACGCTCGCGATATCTCTTTCAAAAAAGCCCTGGGGTTGAAGCCCTTCGATGATATGTCCTCGGTGCTGTTCCCCTCAGATGGAGAATATACACTCTCGCTGGTGGGCAGTGGAGATGTGGCCTTGAAAATCGAGGGCGGGCGATGGGGGTGGCTGGGCACAGACCAGCGGGGGCGGGATGTTGCCGCGCTTTTCTTGCGAGGGATACGAGTGTCCTTGATCGTGGGGATTACGGCGACCTTGATCGCGACGCTTCTGGGTCTTTCTCTGGGGTTGCTCTCGGGCTATGCGGGAGGCTTGACCGACACACTGATCATGCGTTCGGTGGACGTGCTTTTGTCCATTCCGACCCTGCCGATTTTGATGATCTTCGCGGGGATGTGGGGCAAGGGGCTTTGGAACCTAGTGGTGATTCTCTCCGTTTTCTCGTGGATGGGAACGGCTCGGACGGTGCGGGCCATGACGCTGTCCTTGCGGGACGCCCCGTGGGTGGAGGGATTGCGCGCCTTGGGGGCGAAACGTGATTACATTCTTTTTCGCCACCTGGTCCCCGAAGCGCTCCCCTTATTGCTGGCCAACATGGCCTTAGGGGTTCCAGGGGCAATCCTGGCCGAGGCGGGACTAGCCTTTCTGGGACTCTCAGACCCTCGACTGCCCTCTTGGGGCCGGATGCTCCATGAAGCTCAAACTTTCGGGGCTTTCACCAACGGGGCTTGGTGGACGATCTTGCCGCCGGGGTTGGGGATTTCCTTGATATGCCTCGTCTTTATGGATATCGGCCGCAAACTCGAAGAACACGCCGACCCCCGTCTCACTCAGGAAAACCAGAAAAGCGAAGAATAA
- a CDS encoding ABC transporter permease — protein MSALAKRVCGSLVVLAVVLALNFFLFRVMPGDPLTSIVDPRFSPEAKQQLAAQWGLNKPLAEQFVVYIQEMLFFRFGLSMMTGQPVWEELKNRVPNTVALLLPALLLSALLGLWLGMQAALKRGSKVERVVLLSGAVSFSFPSFFVQLLLLLCFAYAWPIFPLRGTTSIPPPEGPAAVLDYLWHLALPLFSLVIMSFGGWALYIRNMMVKALGEDYILIARARGLPYSRVVWNHAFRSILPPVLTIFLLSLPSVVSGAVITETVFSLNGAGRFLLEATNSHDYPSAGAAFYLLALLTVCCNLLADLIYVLIDPRVRRVSAK, from the coding sequence ATGAGCGCCTTGGCCAAACGCGTTTGTGGCTCTTTGGTGGTTCTGGCTGTGGTGTTGGCGCTCAATTTTTTTCTTTTCCGCGTTATGCCCGGAGACCCCTTGACGAGCATCGTGGATCCTCGTTTCTCGCCTGAGGCTAAACAGCAACTGGCTGCTCAATGGGGCCTGAATAAGCCCTTGGCCGAACAGTTCGTAGTCTACATCCAGGAGATGCTCTTTTTCCGGTTCGGCTTGTCCATGATGACGGGTCAGCCCGTGTGGGAGGAATTGAAGAACCGAGTTCCCAATACCGTGGCGCTACTGCTTCCGGCGCTGTTGTTGTCAGCGCTGTTGGGGCTGTGGCTAGGTATGCAGGCCGCTTTAAAACGGGGGTCCAAGGTGGAGCGAGTGGTGCTTCTGAGCGGCGCGGTTTCCTTCTCGTTTCCCTCGTTTTTCGTGCAGCTCTTGTTGCTTTTGTGTTTCGCCTATGCTTGGCCGATCTTTCCCCTGCGGGGAACGACCTCTATTCCGCCTCCGGAAGGGCCGGCCGCGGTGCTCGACTATCTGTGGCACCTGGCTTTACCCCTTTTTTCACTGGTGATTATGAGCTTCGGAGGATGGGCGCTTTACATCCGTAACATGATGGTGAAGGCGCTGGGCGAGGACTACATCTTGATAGCCCGAGCCCGGGGTCTGCCTTATAGTAGGGTGGTGTGGAACCACGCCTTCCGTTCCATCCTACCGCCAGTACTGACGATCTTTCTGCTCTCACTGCCCAGCGTAGTCAGCGGCGCCGTGATTACGGAAACCGTTTTCTCCCTCAACGGGGCGGGGCGCTTTTTGCTGGAGGCCACAAACTCCCACGACTATCCCTCAGCCGGTGCGGCCTTTTACCTTCTGGCGCTTTTGACTGTGTGTTGCAATCTTTTGGCCGACCTAATTTACGTCTTGATCGATCCGCGAGTGAGGCGGGTGAGCGCGAAATGA
- a CDS encoding ABC transporter substrate-binding protein yields the protein MKRRYACFLFFLSFFLSVLIFSIAFASESDALDVSPCASFDLFAFEGPKMRDLYYVITRDMDAQLLAMETGKLDVLSDLYRPADIKRLGESGMADLSLASSFHGFFITLNVRKFPWDQVTLRQAAAQVVDRKEWTRDLFSGYCEPLTSFLPPISPYYKPIELAELTKKLPRGVESARQHLANAGWTWNRFGWLVAPDGRSVPPTKILCPPSSVAATTAEIAQLAAEVLVSIGMPVEAEPIDFQTMLARVDARDFDACTNAWSMSRDPDILYSFYHSSMDVEGGYNMSGIADPELDQALWDLRYAPDEPAARSLASRAQELLSDLLPVIPIYSRYSISATRNDWKGVFTTDRSNSDNLLTLISMTPKEGRERPIYWNIPEEIRTLNPLVSSTAYDWTVLGTVYDTLLSTNPYTFEDLPWLAESWDITQEQGRTVLNFTLRPGLKWQDGRLLTAEDVTFSLQYIKEHNVPRFYDNVKDVESMEFDVERRTVRVVMANTSYWHLHNIGGMLILPKHILETVSDWRAWQPTNRPHEDLNGTILTELVGTGPFIFRESRTGEYVHMTRNEHYMLFKPKSDPEPAPKGEAIP from the coding sequence TTGAAACGTCGATACGCGTGTTTCCTTTTCTTTCTCTCTTTCTTTCTCTCTGTGTTGATTTTTTCAATAGCTTTCGCGTCGGAGTCAGACGCTCTTGATGTTTCTCCATGTGCGTCCTTCGATCTATTCGCCTTCGAGGGGCCAAAAATGCGGGACCTGTATTACGTGATTACACGGGACATGGACGCGCAGCTTCTAGCTATGGAAACGGGAAAACTGGACGTGCTCTCGGACCTCTATCGCCCCGCGGACATCAAACGCCTGGGAGAATCGGGGATGGCCGACTTGTCCTTGGCCTCCAGCTTTCATGGTTTTTTCATCACCCTCAATGTCCGCAAGTTTCCCTGGGATCAAGTGACGCTCCGTCAGGCGGCCGCCCAAGTAGTAGATCGTAAAGAATGGACCCGGGACTTGTTCTCTGGATACTGCGAACCCCTGACGAGCTTTCTACCCCCCATCTCTCCTTATTACAAGCCTATCGAACTCGCCGAACTCACAAAAAAACTGCCACGCGGTGTGGAGTCGGCTCGCCAACACTTGGCCAACGCCGGATGGACTTGGAATCGATTCGGGTGGTTGGTGGCACCTGACGGTCGCTCCGTGCCTCCCACGAAAATTCTTTGCCCACCCTCGTCTGTGGCGGCGACCACGGCGGAGATCGCCCAACTGGCCGCCGAGGTGCTAGTCTCCATAGGAATGCCCGTGGAAGCGGAGCCCATCGACTTCCAAACCATGTTGGCTCGGGTGGATGCGCGCGATTTTGACGCCTGCACCAACGCTTGGTCTATGAGTCGCGATCCCGACATCCTCTATTCCTTTTACCATTCGTCTATGGACGTGGAAGGAGGTTACAACATGAGCGGCATCGCGGACCCCGAACTGGATCAAGCGCTGTGGGACCTGCGTTATGCCCCCGACGAACCTGCCGCTCGATCCCTCGCTTCCCGTGCTCAGGAGCTTTTGTCGGACCTGCTTCCGGTCATTCCCATCTACAGCCGCTACTCCATCTCGGCCACGCGTAACGACTGGAAGGGAGTGTTCACTACCGACCGCTCCAACTCGGACAATTTGTTGACCCTTATCTCCATGACCCCCAAGGAAGGCAGAGAGCGTCCCATCTACTGGAATATCCCGGAGGAAATACGGACCTTGAACCCGCTGGTGTCCTCCACCGCCTACGATTGGACAGTACTGGGCACGGTTTATGATACGTTGCTCTCCACGAACCCCTACACCTTTGAGGACCTACCCTGGCTGGCCGAAAGCTGGGATATCACTCAAGAACAAGGCAGGACAGTTTTGAACTTCACCCTGCGCCCCGGCCTAAAATGGCAAGATGGCCGTCTCCTGACCGCGGAGGACGTGACCTTTTCTCTCCAGTACATTAAGGAGCATAATGTTCCACGTTTTTATGATAACGTGAAGGACGTCGAGTCGATGGAGTTCGATGTTGAAAGGCGGACGGTGCGGGTGGTTATGGCGAACACGAGTTACTGGCACCTGCACAACATCGGAGGAATGCTGATTCTTCCCAAACATATTCTAGAGACGGTCTCGGACTGGCGAGCCTGGCAACCCACAAACCGCCCTCACGAGGACCTGAACGGCACGATCCTGACCGAGCTGGTCGGCACGGGACCCTTCATCTTTCGGGAGTCCCGAACGGGAGAATATGTGCACATGACTCGCAACGAGCATTATATGTTGTTTAAACCTAAATCTGATCCTGAACCCGCCCCGAAGGGAGAGGCTATCCCATGA
- the gpt gene encoding xanthine phosphoribosyltransferase, with protein MGSEERYHITYPISWERIHQDCKVLATRLHATGKWERIVGIARGGLIPAAIIARELNIKLVDTVCVSSYTLRTQGEASVLKEIQSENGGRNWLIIDDLVDTGKTARIVRGLLPEAYFATVYSKPEGRPFVDTHVMEVTQDTWILFPWDAEYTYSRPLVEE; from the coding sequence GTGGGTTCCGAAGAACGTTATCATATTACTTATCCGATTTCGTGGGAAAGAATTCATCAAGATTGCAAAGTGCTGGCGACGCGGCTCCACGCTACCGGCAAATGGGAACGTATTGTGGGCATCGCGAGAGGAGGGTTGATCCCCGCGGCGATTATCGCGCGAGAACTCAATATCAAGCTCGTGGACACGGTCTGTGTTTCCAGCTACACGCTAAGAACCCAGGGAGAGGCCAGCGTTCTCAAAGAAATCCAATCCGAAAATGGAGGCCGGAACTGGCTCATCATCGACGACCTGGTGGACACAGGCAAAACCGCGCGCATCGTGCGCGGCCTTCTGCCCGAGGCCTACTTCGCCACGGTCTACTCCAAACCGGAGGGTCGCCCTTTCGTCGACACCCACGTTATGGAGGTCACCCAAGACACATGGATCCTTTTTCCCTGGGACGCGGAATACACTTACAGTAGACCTTTGGTGGAGGAATGA